From the Deinococcus sonorensis KR-87 genome, the window CCACCCTGCGGGCTCAGCTGGAGCGGCTGGGCGGCACGCCCTACCACCTGGAACAGCTCAGCACCGAGCTGGTGGGCGACACCTTCCTGCCGGTCAGCAGCCTGAATGCCCTGCGCCGGGACGCCACCACCCGCCTCACCGAGCGGCGCGGTCAGGCGCCCGAGCGCCACGCCCAGCCGCGGCTGGTGGAGGTGGCGGGCGCCGAGGTGCCGCCCGTGCCCGGAGCGCCGCGCCTGCACCTGCTGGTGCGCACCCCGGAGCAGCTGGAGGCGGCCATCGCGCTGCGCCCCGACAGCATCACCCTGGATTACCTGGAGCTGTACGGCCTGAAGCCCAGCGTGGAGCGGGTGCAGGAAGCCGGACTGCCGGTGCGGGTGGCCAGCCCGCGCATCCTGAAGCCCACCGAACAGAACATCCAGCGCTTCCTGCTGTCGCTGCACGCCGACCTGCTGGTCCGCAGCGGCGGCCTGCTGGAGGGGCTGCAGGCCACCCCGGAGCGCCCGGCCCTGCACGGCGACTTCTCGCTGAACGCCGCCAACGCGCTGACCGCCCGCGCCCTGCTGGACCTGGGCCTGGAGCGCCTGAATCCCACCCATGACCTGAACGCCCAGCAGGTGGCGGAGCTGGCCCTGCGGGTGGGGCCGGCATCCATCGAGGCCACCGTGTACGGGCACCTGCCGGTGTTCCACACCGAGCACTGCGTGTTCTGTCGCTTCCTGTCGAGCGGCACGGACCACACCAACTGCGGTCACCCCTGCGAGTCTCACCGGGTGGCGCTGCGGGACCATCAGGGCGTGGCGCACCCGGTGATGGCCGATGTGGGCTGCCGCAACACCGTCTTCGAGGGCCGCGCCCAGACCGCCGCCCGGCACCTGGGGTTGTGGCTGGACGCCGGCATCCGCGACCTGCGGCTGGAGTTCGTCCACGAGGACGCGGCCGGGGTGACGGCGGTGGTCTCGGCCTTCCGCGCCCATCTGGACGGTCAGCTGAACGCGGCGGAGCTGGAAGCCCGGCTCGCGGCGGTGGACCGGCAAGGGGTGACCGAGGGCAGCCTGTTTGTGCCGGCTGGTCAGGACTTCGGGGCGTTGCCGCAGCTGAGTCTGTTGCCCGTCTGAGAAGTTCTTCACACTTCTTTATCAAGTACATCCAGGCTACAGGTTGCTCATGGTGGACGCAGTGTAAGCTGGTCCATGCCGACGGGTCACCAGGAGACGGTCACGGCGCCACCAAGCGAGCAGTCCATTCAAGCGGTGCCCTGCACCGCCGCTCACCTGAGCAGCCCCGCCTCCCCTCTGGCTCACCCGATCAAGACCGAGCGACACGACACCCAGCAGCTGATCCACCACACCAACACCGGCCCACGGCCGGTGGACCGCTATGTGGAGCACCAGGACGGCCTGTACGTGGCCCGCCGCTTCATTGCGCACCCGCGCATCCGCTACTGGCAGGCGCACCTGCTTCCCCGGCTCGGCATCCAGCTGTGCCGCTACGACTTTCACGGCGAGCGCGCCCACGACTACTACATTGACGTGGCGCACATCAGCCAGGAGCAGGGCGTGTGGGCGGTGCGCGACCGCTACCTGGACGTGCTGGTGTGGGAGGGCCTGTGCGCCGAGGTGGTGGACACCGACGAACTGCTGGCCGCCCACGCTTGCAGCTATATCGGCACCCAGGAACTGCACGCCACCATGAACGTGGCCCACCGGGTGCTGAACGCGCTGGCCCGGCACGCCTACGACGTGCCGGCCTGGCTGCGCGCCGAGGGCGTCCATCTGACCTGGGAGGCGCAGCCGCAGGAAGCCACCGTCTGAGCAGGGGTCCGGGCGTGGTACAACCGCCCGCTGCCTCTCCTGGCGCAAGGGCTGATCCTGCTGATCGCCGTGATCCATCTCGTGGTGCTGGAGATGGTGCTTTGGACAGCCCTGCGGACCCGCGCCGCCCTTGGCACCACGCCGGAGGTTGCCCAGGCCACCCACGTGCTGGACAACGGCTTTCTGGTGGTGGGCCTGGTGTGGTCGCTGCTGGCTCTGCCGCCGCTGGCCCGGCCGCTGCGGCTTTTCTTCTCCGGCGGCGTGAGAGTGGCGGGGCTGTACGGTGGCGCCACCGTGTTGCCGCGCATCCATGCAGTGCAGGTGCAGTGTTGCGCTGCTGGACCCGGCCTGAGGGTGTAAGCCGCCGGTGAGGCGTGCTGCTCTAGCCTGCCGGGATGATCGAGGTGCAGGAGTTCGGCAAGCGTTACGGCCGCCACGACGCGGTGCAGCGCCTGAGCTTCACGGTGGCGCCGGGGCAGCTCTTCGGGCTGCTCGGCAGCAATGGGGCCGGCAAGACCACCACCATCCGAGCGTTGGTGGGCCTGACCCGGCCCAGCCGGGGGCAGGTGCGGGTACACGGCCACGACGTGTGGCGCGACCCGCTGCGGGCCAAGGCCAGCTTCGGGTACATTCCGGACCGCCCGCACCTGTACGGCAAGCTGACCGGCCGCGAGACGCTGCGCTTCGTGGCGGGGCTGCACCGGCTGCCGGACCCGGAGCGCGAGATTGACCGCTGGCTGGAATACTTCCGGCTCTCGGCGTTCGGCAACGAGCTGACCGAGACCTACTCGCACGGCATGCGGCAGAAGCTCGTCATCATTGCGGCGCTGCTGCCCCAGTGCCCGGTGCTGATCGTGGACGAGCCGATGGTGGGCCTGGACCCGCAGGCGGCCCGTCAGGTGCGCGAGCTGTTCCGCGACTACGCCGACCGGGGCCGCACGGTGCTGCTCACCACCCATAGCCTGCCGCTGGCCGAGGCGGTGTGTGACCGGCTGGTGGTGCTGGATCAGGGCCGGGTGCTGGGCGAGGGCAGCATGGATCAGCTGCGCGCCCAGACCGGCACGGTGCAGGGCGGCGTGAGTGGCGACAGCCTGGAGCGGGTGTTCTTCCGGCTGCTGGAGGAGGAGCAGCGCCGGCAGGCGACCGAAACTCCAGCAGGTCCGGCGTGAATCTGCTGGCCCTGAAGCTGCGCGGGCTGTGGAATGCCCTGCGGCGCGGCCCCCGGGCCGGCTTCGTGCTGCTGGCGCTGCTGGGAGCGCTGCTCGTGTGGGCCGAGGTCGGCGGCACCGTGCGGGCGCTGACCTTCCTGGGCGGCTTCGGGTTCATCGGGCTGGGGGTGTTCCGGCGGGTGCTGGAGACCGGGCTGCTGGTGCTGCTGTCGGGTGTGACCTTCTCGGCCGTCACCACCGCCATCAGCACCCTGTACCTTTCCGAGGACCTGAACTTCCTGCTGGCCCTGCCGCTGCCGGTGCGGCGGGTGTTCGGGCTGAAGGTGCTGGAGACCTTCCTGGCGGCGGCGCTGGTGCCTACGCTGCTGACGGTGCCGCTGCTGGTGGGCCTGGGGCTCTACCGCGCCGCGCCCGCGTGGTTCTACCCGCTGGCCGTGCTGGTGAGCGTGCTGGTCTATGCGCTGCCTGTCGGGCTGGGCGCGCTGCTGGCGGTGCTGCTGATGCGGCTGGCCCCGGTGGACCGGGTGCGTGAGGTGGCCACCGCGCTGGGCGTGCTGATCAGTGCGGCACTGGTGTGGGCGCTGCGATCGCTGCACCCGGAACGGCTGCTGTCGCGCGCCGCCGACCCGGCCCAGCTGGACGGCGTGCTGCGCGAGCTGTCGGGCGGCGGGGGCAGCCTCGCCTGGCCGCAGGCCTGGGCCGCCGAGACGATGTGGCAGGCAGCGCTGGGCCACCTCAGCCCGGCGCTGTGGCCGCTGCTGCTGGTCACGCCGGGCCTGCTGCTGCTGGCCACCCTGCTGGCCGGACACGCGTATCAGGCCGGCTGGGCCCGTCAGCAGAGCAGCGCGCGCCTGCGGCTGGACGCGGCCACCCGGCCCCCGAACCGGCTGGAACAGCTGGCGGGCCGGCTGGGAGTGAGCGGCCTGCTGGCGGCCCGCGACCTGCAGCTGACCCGCCGCGACCCCACCCAGTGGAGCCAGCTGCTGGTGCTGGTGGCGCTGGCGGCGGTGTACCTGGTGAGCATCCGCAGCCTGCCGTTGCCGCCCATTCCGCAGTTCCGGGGCATCCTGGGGTACGTGCAGCTGGCGTTTCAGGGCTTCGTGGTGGCGGGGGTGGGGGTGCGGCTGGCGTTTCCGGCCATCAGCCTGGAGGGCCGCGCCTACTGGCTGCTGCGCACCTCGCCGCTGACCGCGTGGCAGCTGGTGCGCGCCAAGTATGTGGCGCTGCTGCCGGTGATGCTGGCGCTCAGCCTGACGCTGGCCGGCAGCAGCGCCGCCCTGCTGGGCCTGGGGCCGCTGCTGCTGCTGGCCTCGCTGCTGATCGGGGCCGCCAGTGCCCTGCTGATCACCGCGCTGGGGGTGGGGCTGGGGGCCGCCCTGCCGCGCTTCACCGCCGACAACCCGGCAGAGATCGGCTTCTCGGCTGGCGGGCTGATCTACACGCTGCTGGGCCTGCTGACCAGCCTGCTGCTGCTGGCGCTGCTGGCCCGCCCCGCCTACCTGAGCGTGGCGCTGCCGGGCCTGTATCCGGGCCTGAGCGCCCTCTGGACCGGCTGGGGGCTGGGCGGCCTGCTGGCGTTGCTGCTCTTCACCCTGCTGGGCAGCTGGGGCGCGCTGCGCTGGGGCGCGGCGCGGCTGGACCGGCTGGAGTAGCGGCGCCGCGGGTCATTTGCCTGACACACGTCCCGCCGCATTCGTTTACACTAAGAACAATTCAAGGTTCGTCACATCAGAGGAGCGTGGGCAGAGTGCAGTTGGTCAGGGGCGCACATGAATTCGAGTACCGCGATCAGCAGGGCATCGACCGGCTGGGCCAGGCCGACATCTGGGCCTCGCCCAACGGCGAGCGGGCGGTGCTGGTGCTGAAGAATGTGGACGGCGGCCTGAGCGGCGACGAACGCGGCACGCTGCTCGACAATGCCCGCCGCGCCTTCTGGATGCTGGCCTCCAGCCTGCTCCCGTTTCTGGTGCCGCAGGCGCGGCTGGAAGTGTACGTGCTGCGCCCCGGCGAACAGCGCGAGGACGGCCCGACCAAGCCGCGCGCCCTGATTCTGACCTGAGTCAGAACAGGCCGCCTGCGAACACCTGCCGGATCTCCGGCACACTGCGGCCCTCCGAGAGCAGGATCAGCAGCAGCAGCCGCGCCTTGTGGGCGTTCAGGAACGACGCCGGAATCGCGCCGGCCCGCTGCAGGGTGGCGCCGCCGCCCGGATAGCCGTAGACCGGCAGCACCGGCCCCGCGTGGGTGCGGGTGGCGATCACCACCGGCTTGTCTGTCGCCTGGATCAGCGGCAGCAGCTGGGGCGGCAGGTTGCCGGTGCCCAGCGCCGCGATCACCAGCCCGTCGGCCCGCTGCTCGGCCTCGGCGTAGCCCTCGCCCTGCCAGCCGGCGTAGGCGTACAGCACCTCCACCCGCGCGTCCAGCTGGCGCGGGGCGTACAGCGGGCGCGGCTCCGGGCCGGCGAAGTAGCGCACCGCCGGCCCGTCCGGCCCCTGGTCAATGCGGCCGATGGGACCGGGATAGCCGCCAAACGCGTCCACGGCGCTGGTGTGGACCTTGGTGACGGTGCGGGCGTCAAAGACGTCCCCGCCGAACACCACCAGCGGCCCGCGCCCCTGGCTCTGCGGGTGCAGGGCCAGCTGCGCGGCGTCGCGCAGGTTGCCGGGGCCGTCCCACGACACCTCCTCGGCGTGGCGCATGCTGCCGGTCAGCACTACCGGAACGTCGGTGGCCAGCGTCAGGTGCAGAAAGAAGGCCGTTTCTTCCAGCGTGTCAGTGCCGTGCGTGACCACCGCGCCGTCCACGTCCTTCAGCCCGCCCAGCAGGTCGCGCAACGTATTCATGTGCTGCGGCGTGATGTGCGGGCTGGGCAGGCTGAACGGCTGGTGCGTCTGCACCGTCACGCCCGGCAGCCCGGGCAGGGGAGGGGCGTGCTGAGGTGTCAGCCCCTGACCCGCCGGGTCCGGACGGCTGGCGATGGTGCCGCCGGTATGAATCAGGGCCAGCCGCTGCGGTGGACCGGAGGGCGTAGC encodes:
- a CDS encoding DUF402 domain-containing protein → MPTGHQETVTAPPSEQSIQAVPCTAAHLSSPASPLAHPIKTERHDTQQLIHHTNTGPRPVDRYVEHQDGLYVARRFIAHPRIRYWQAHLLPRLGIQLCRYDFHGERAHDYYIDVAHISQEQGVWAVRDRYLDVLVWEGLCAEVVDTDELLAAHACSYIGTQELHATMNVAHRVLNALARHAYDVPAWLRAEGVHLTWEAQPQEATV
- a CDS encoding DUF1304 family protein; protein product: MVLWTALRTRAALGTTPEVAQATHVLDNGFLVVGLVWSLLALPPLARPLRLFFSGGVRVAGLYGGATVLPRIHAVQVQCCAAGPGLRV
- a CDS encoding ABC transporter ATP-binding protein, whose translation is MIEVQEFGKRYGRHDAVQRLSFTVAPGQLFGLLGSNGAGKTTTIRALVGLTRPSRGQVRVHGHDVWRDPLRAKASFGYIPDRPHLYGKLTGRETLRFVAGLHRLPDPEREIDRWLEYFRLSAFGNELTETYSHGMRQKLVIIAALLPQCPVLIVDEPMVGLDPQAARQVRELFRDYADRGRTVLLTTHSLPLAEAVCDRLVVLDQGRVLGEGSMDQLRAQTGTVQGGVSGDSLERVFFRLLEEEQRRQATETPAGPA
- a CDS encoding putative ABC transporter permease subunit; its protein translation is MNLLALKLRGLWNALRRGPRAGFVLLALLGALLVWAEVGGTVRALTFLGGFGFIGLGVFRRVLETGLLVLLSGVTFSAVTTAISTLYLSEDLNFLLALPLPVRRVFGLKVLETFLAAALVPTLLTVPLLVGLGLYRAAPAWFYPLAVLVSVLVYALPVGLGALLAVLLMRLAPVDRVREVATALGVLISAALVWALRSLHPERLLSRAADPAQLDGVLRELSGGGGSLAWPQAWAAETMWQAALGHLSPALWPLLLVTPGLLLLATLLAGHAYQAGWARQQSSARLRLDAATRPPNRLEQLAGRLGVSGLLAARDLQLTRRDPTQWSQLLVLVALAAVYLVSIRSLPLPPIPQFRGILGYVQLAFQGFVVAGVGVRLAFPAISLEGRAYWLLRTSPLTAWQLVRAKYVALLPVMLALSLTLAGSSAALLGLGPLLLLASLLIGAASALLITALGVGLGAALPRFTADNPAEIGFSAGGLIYTLLGLLTSLLLLALLARPAYLSVALPGLYPGLSALWTGWGLGGLLALLLFTLLGSWGALRWGAARLDRLE
- a CDS encoding asparaginase is translated as MNEQESAATPSGPPQRLALIHTGGTIASRPDPAGQGLTPQHAPPLPGLPGVTVQTHQPFSLPSPHITPQHMNTLRDLLGGLKDVDGAVVTHGTDTLEETAFFLHLTLATDVPVVLTGSMRHAEEVSWDGPGNLRDAAQLALHPQSQGRGPLVVFGGDVFDARTVTKVHTSAVDAFGGYPGPIGRIDQGPDGPAVRYFAGPEPRPLYAPRQLDARVEVLYAYAGWQGEGYAEAEQRADGLVIAALGTGNLPPQLLPLIQATDKPVVIATRTHAGPVLPVYGYPGGGATLQRAGAIPASFLNAHKARLLLLILLSEGRSVPEIRQVFAGGLF